Proteins from one Natrinema versiforme genomic window:
- a CDS encoding trimeric intracellular cation channel family protein, with protein sequence MNTIGLVAFALVGATKAIREEFDMFGVTVVGLATAFAGGMARDILVNRVPLALNSPIEIGLGLFGVGLAIGVSAALKSADTHLVTLLSDAIGLAAFTTTGAIVATQADIPAFGVVAIATINAAGGGAVADILLDRSPFILLDDFYASCAVLGGSTYWIVATAGGSNGTAAAVCAAVVVGTRIAALIYGWSIPTAQVLGLTRE encoded by the coding sequence ATGAACACGATTGGGCTCGTCGCGTTCGCGCTGGTTGGTGCGACCAAGGCGATACGCGAGGAGTTCGACATGTTCGGAGTCACTGTGGTTGGCCTCGCTACGGCATTCGCTGGCGGGATGGCCCGTGACATCCTCGTCAATCGGGTTCCGCTTGCACTCAACTCACCCATCGAGATCGGTCTCGGCCTGTTCGGTGTTGGACTGGCCATAGGGGTGAGTGCTGCACTCAAGTCAGCCGACACTCATCTAGTGACTTTGCTCTCGGATGCGATCGGGCTCGCCGCGTTTACCACGACAGGTGCCATCGTCGCAACGCAGGCTGACATCCCGGCCTTCGGCGTTGTCGCAATCGCGACGATCAACGCGGCCGGGGGTGGTGCTGTCGCGGATATCCTGTTGGATCGCTCGCCGTTTATTCTGCTCGATGACTTCTACGCCAGTTGCGCGGTCCTGGGTGGCAGCACATACTGGATTGTCGCCACTGCCGGCGGCTCGAATGGAACCGCTGCAGCGGTGTGTGCAGCAGTAGTCGTTGGAACACGAATTGCTGCCCTTATCTACGGCTGGTCGATCCCAACAGCACAAGTACTGGGGTTAACACGCGAATAG